CGCGGCGAGGCCGACGGCGCGGTAGCCCGTCCCCGGCCCGGAGCGGACGTTGAGCGGCTGGACCGGGGAGTGGATGACGCCGGTGCGCGCGTCGCCCTGCCACAGATAGGTGACCTTGATCCAGGCGTTCTCGGTGAGCCCCAGGCCGTGCCAGAAGGTGCCGTCCGCGAGGTCGATGCCCGCCGGGTTGCGCACCTGGCGGCCGAAGGAGTCGAGCCCGCCCTGGTGCCCGAGGCGGAAGGCCGCCGAGGCCTGCGGCGTGCCGACCGGCAGGTCCGCGGCGTAGTGCCGGGTCGTCGACCAGTAGTCGTCCTGGGTGTTCCACGGGCCCACGTCCCACACGGGCGCGTACTCGCAGCGTCCCGTGGACGGGGCGCACACGCGCACCGAGTAGGCCCCCGACCCGTTCGGGGACAGGGCGCGGGTCGAGGGTAGGGCGACGAAGTGGTCGTTCTCGGTGATGACGTGCCCGTTCGCCGTCGTGTGACCGACCAGGCCCTCCCGGGTCGCGTAGATGGTGTGCGTGCTGCCGTCCGAGGCGTCGGCGGCGGCGGGGGCGGCGAGTGCCACGGTGCTGCCCGCCGTCAGAAGCGTGACGACGCCGGTGAGGACGCGGCGTCGGGACCCCGTCATCGGGGGCCGCTTGTCGTCGGTGCGCATGACGCGAACGTAAGTTGCCTCACACAGGCCCGCGACCTGGGACGTTATCGGCCCGGGCGTCGAAGCGCAGTTGTCAACGACCGACACGGGTGAAAAACGCGGTCTCCGGAGTCGACCTCTCTCCGAGCTTCACCACGATCTACGCTCCGGCCTTCACCCCGACTGCCGCCCCGACGTCCACCGTGGCCGGGGCCTCGCTCGGGGGACTCCTCAAGGTCATGCGACCGCCTCCCGGGTACCGCGGTGTGGCCGGTGTCCGATGGTGCGTCCGTGGCGGTCGGTGAACTCCCAGCCGCCGCGGGGTAGCAGCAGTCCGGCGAGGTCGGCGTCCACCGGCCCGGCGTCCACCGGCCCGGCGTCCACCAGCCCGGCGGTGCGGGGGTCGCCGGAAGCGCGCCAGCGCATGGTGATGCCCTGGGTGTCGACGACGGTGTGGTGGTGCCAGCACAGCAGCGCGGAGTTGGCGGCGGAGGTTTCGCCGTGGTGCTGGGCCCAATGTCGTTCGGCGTGGTGGACCTCGCACCGGGACGGGGGTTCGTGGCAGCCGGGCCAGGTGCAGTGCTGGTCGCGGGCGATGACGGCGCGGCGGAGCTGCCCGGTCACGGTGCGTTGCGAGCGGCCGACGTTGAGGATCTGGGAGTCGGGGCCGAACACGACGCGGGTGATCTCGCTGTCGCAGGCGAGGCGGCGGAGCAGCCCGGGCGGTAGCGGCCCGGTCGAGCCTTCGAGGATGGCGGGGTTGCGGGTCAGGTCGGCGAGGTCGACGCCGTCGTTGACGGTGTCGTCGGCGGGGGCGTCATCCTCGACGGGGGCGTCGCCGGCCTGCCGGGCGAGCAGGCGCCGGAGCTCGTCGAAGGACACGGTGACGGTCAGGTGAGGTCGGACGGCGGCGCCCGCACCGTGGGATCCGCGGTCCAGGGCGGTGCGAGCGAGGTCGGCCACCGCCTGCGCGCGCCGCTGGGTGAGGGTGCGTTCGTCGTCGGCGGCCGGGGCGCCCATGATCGCGTCGAGGGCGATCCGCAGTGCCGCACCATGTTCCGGGGTGAGGAACCCGGTGACGTGCCAGCCGCCCATGGTCGAGGAGAGCTCGAAGTGCTCGCGGTCCTCAGCGGTGCGGTGGCCGCGGTCGTCCGCGTCCGGGTCCGCGACGTGCGCGAACCGCTTGACGAGTCGCTGGAACCCGGGCAGCGGGTACAGCGCGGCCTGTGCGAGCAGGAACTCCTCACCGCTGGGTGGGGGCAGCTCGGCGCCGTCGTCGTCGTACCGGGTGGGCAGACCGGTCACGGGCGCCGCGAGAGCCGCCCGCCGAGCGTCGGTGGTGACCGTGTCGGCCATCGCCGTCACGTGGTCCAGCCCGATGGTCCCGGTCAGCGCGGCGTGGCGGGTGGCGGGCAGAGCGTCGCGCAGGGCGCGCCCCTGGCGGGCTTCGCGATCGGCGAGGTAGCGGGGGACGTCGTCGTGGCGGGACAGCCAGGCGCTGAAGGCGCGTGAGCCGTCGAGTGCCCAGACACCGTCCGCCTCGAGGCGAGGCAGGATCACCAGCCGGGCGGCGGCCGAGCGGTGCTCCACGGTGCGCAGGTCGCGCTGGACCTCGGCGAGCACCGACGCGGGGACCTCAGCCAGGTCGCCGGACGCGGCGAGCTCGGCGATGGCGCCCATCGCGGCGTGCAGCTGGGCGAGCGCGGCTGCCAGGCGAGCTCCGGGCGCCGCGGAGGCGTCGTCGTCGGTACCCATGCATCCCACCCCCGTCCGGCAGTCTCGGCCCTGCGATGAACCTCCTGAAGCATATCGAACAAGCGTTCTAAATGCTAGTGAAAGGCCAGGTCAGAGCGTAGATCTGTGCATAACTTCGGTTGTCCACAGGCGGGCGTCGGCGGTCAGCCGTTGTGCCGGCTGGGGGTGACCGTGCGGGCACGGTCTGCGGTGCT
The Xylanimonas cellulosilytica DSM 15894 DNA segment above includes these coding regions:
- a CDS encoding HNH endonuclease signature motif containing protein, which encodes MGTDDDASAAPGARLAAALAQLHAAMGAIAELAASGDLAEVPASVLAEVQRDLRTVEHRSAAARLVILPRLEADGVWALDGSRAFSAWLSRHDDVPRYLADREARQGRALRDALPATRHAALTGTIGLDHVTAMADTVTTDARRAALAAPVTGLPTRYDDDGAELPPPSGEEFLLAQAALYPLPGFQRLVKRFAHVADPDADDRGHRTAEDREHFELSSTMGGWHVTGFLTPEHGAALRIALDAIMGAPAADDERTLTQRRAQAVADLARTALDRGSHGAGAAVRPHLTVTVSFDELRRLLARQAGDAPVEDDAPADDTVNDGVDLADLTRNPAILEGSTGPLPPGLLRRLACDSEITRVVFGPDSQILNVGRSQRTVTGQLRRAVIARDQHCTWPGCHEPPSRCEVHHAERHWAQHHGETSAANSALLCWHHHTVVDTQGITMRWRASGDPRTAGLVDAGPVDAGPVDADLAGLLLPRGGWEFTDRHGRTIGHRPHRGTREAVA